In Streptomyces sp. NBC_01551, one DNA window encodes the following:
- a CDS encoding urease subunit alpha yields the protein MAELSRPVYADLFGPTAGDRIRLADTDLFVEIEQDLSGGPGRSGDEAVFGGGKVIRESMGQARTTRAEGAADTVITGVVVLDHWGIVKADLGIRDGRICGIGKAGNPDTMDGVDPALVIGPETEIIAGNGKIVTAGAIDAHVHFISPTVIEEALASGITTLVGGGTGPAEGTKATTVTPGPWHLARMFAALEAYPVNIGLLGKGNTMSREGMHSQLRGGALGFKIHEDWGATPAVIDACLSVCEETGAQVAIHTDTLNEAGFVADTLAAIAGRTIHSYHTEGAGGGHAPDIITVVSEPNILPSSTNPTRPHTVNTVEEHLDMLMVCHHLNPAVPEDLAFAESRIRPSTIAAEDVLHDLGAISIISSDSQAMGRVGEVVLRTWQTAHVMKKRRGFLPGDGPADNQRARRYVAKYTINPAVAQGLAREIGSVETGKLADLVLWNPAFFGVKPELVIKGGQIAYAQMGDANASIPTPQPVLPRPMFGSLGRAPGLNSVNFTAQAALDDALPERLGLGKEFVAIESTRKVGKADMRNNDAMPRVEVDADTFTVTIDGEAVEPAPAAELPMAQRYFLF from the coding sequence ATGGCTGAGCTCTCCCGCCCCGTGTACGCCGACCTCTTCGGGCCGACGGCCGGCGACCGGATCCGGCTCGCCGACACCGACCTCTTCGTGGAGATCGAGCAGGACCTCAGCGGCGGCCCCGGACGCTCCGGCGACGAGGCCGTGTTCGGCGGCGGCAAGGTCATCCGCGAGTCCATGGGCCAGGCCCGCACCACCCGCGCCGAGGGCGCCGCCGACACGGTGATCACCGGGGTCGTCGTCCTCGACCACTGGGGCATCGTCAAGGCCGACCTCGGCATCCGCGACGGCCGGATCTGCGGCATCGGCAAGGCCGGCAACCCCGACACCATGGACGGGGTGGATCCCGCCCTGGTCATCGGCCCCGAGACCGAGATCATCGCGGGCAACGGGAAGATCGTCACCGCCGGGGCCATCGACGCCCACGTGCACTTCATCTCCCCGACCGTCATCGAGGAGGCCCTCGCCTCCGGCATCACCACCCTCGTCGGCGGCGGCACCGGCCCCGCCGAGGGCACCAAGGCCACCACGGTCACGCCCGGACCCTGGCACCTGGCCCGGATGTTCGCCGCGCTGGAGGCCTACCCCGTCAACATCGGGCTGCTCGGCAAGGGCAACACCATGTCCCGCGAGGGCATGCACTCCCAGCTGCGCGGCGGTGCCCTCGGATTCAAGATCCACGAGGACTGGGGCGCGACCCCGGCCGTCATCGACGCCTGTCTGAGCGTGTGCGAGGAGACCGGAGCCCAGGTCGCCATCCACACCGACACGCTCAACGAGGCGGGCTTCGTCGCCGACACCCTCGCCGCCATCGCCGGCCGGACCATCCACTCGTACCACACCGAGGGAGCGGGCGGCGGGCACGCGCCCGACATCATCACCGTGGTCTCGGAGCCCAACATACTGCCCAGCTCCACCAACCCGACCCGGCCGCACACCGTCAACACCGTCGAGGAACACCTCGACATGCTGATGGTCTGCCACCACCTCAACCCGGCCGTCCCCGAGGACCTCGCCTTCGCCGAATCCCGGATCCGGCCCTCGACGATCGCCGCCGAGGACGTCCTGCACGACCTCGGCGCCATCTCCATCATCTCCTCCGACTCCCAGGCCATGGGCCGCGTCGGCGAGGTCGTGCTGCGCACCTGGCAGACCGCCCACGTGATGAAGAAGCGGCGCGGCTTCCTGCCCGGCGACGGACCCGCCGACAACCAGCGGGCCCGCCGCTACGTCGCGAAGTACACGATCAACCCCGCCGTGGCCCAGGGACTCGCCCGCGAGATCGGCTCCGTCGAGACCGGCAAACTCGCCGATCTGGTGCTGTGGAACCCTGCCTTCTTCGGCGTCAAGCCCGAGCTGGTCATCAAGGGCGGCCAGATCGCCTACGCGCAGATGGGCGACGCCAACGCCTCCATCCCGACCCCGCAGCCCGTGCTGCCCCGGCCGATGTTCGGCAGCCTGGGGCGGGCACCCGGGCTGAACTCCGTCAACTTCACGGCACAGGCCGCGCTCGACGACGCACTGCCCGAACGGCTCGGACTCGGCAAGGAGTTCGTGGCCATCGAGAGCACCCGCAAGGTGGGCAAGGCGGACATGCGCAACAACGACGCCATGCCGAGGGTCGAGGTCGACGCCGACACCTTCACCGTCACCATCGACGGCGAGGCCGTGGAGCCGGCGCCCGCCGCCGAACTGCCCATGGCACAGAGATACTTCCTCTTCTGA
- a CDS encoding urease accessory protein UreF produces the protein MATSLAALLVLADGRFPAGGHAHSGGAEAACKAGRIHDAATLADFCRGRLHTAGLVAAGLAAAAALGLDPAELDAAADARTPSPALRAAGRRLGRQLLRAARATWPAAELDALAAAFPRGAHQPVVLGLTARAAGLGPLDAAHVAAYESVSGPATATVRLLGLDPFEASGVLARLAPELDAVAAEAQAAALRARAAGVEELPAASSPLLEIAAEIHADWPVRLFAS, from the coding sequence ATGGCGACCAGCCTCGCCGCGCTGCTCGTCCTCGCCGACGGCCGCTTCCCCGCCGGAGGGCACGCCCACTCCGGCGGGGCGGAGGCCGCCTGCAAGGCGGGCCGCATCCACGACGCCGCCACCCTGGCGGACTTCTGCCGCGGCCGCCTGCACACCGCCGGGCTCGTCGCCGCCGGGCTCGCCGCGGCCGCCGCCCTCGGGCTCGACCCGGCGGAGCTCGACGCCGCGGCCGACGCCCGCACTCCGTCGCCCGCCCTGCGCGCCGCCGGGCGGCGGCTCGGCCGGCAGCTGCTGCGGGCCGCCCGGGCCACCTGGCCCGCCGCCGAACTCGACGCGCTGGCCGCCGCCTTCCCGCGCGGGGCCCACCAGCCCGTGGTGCTCGGCCTCACGGCCCGGGCCGCCGGGCTCGGGCCGCTCGACGCCGCGCACGTGGCCGCGTACGAGAGCGTCAGCGGGCCCGCCACCGCGACCGTACGGCTGCTGGGCCTCGACCCCTTCGAGGCGAGCGGGGTGCTGGCCCGGCTCGCACCCGAACTCGACGCCGTCGCCGCCGAGGCGCAGGCGGCCGCCCTGCGCGCCCGGGCGGCAGGCGTGGAGGAGCTGCCCGCCGCCTCCTCGCCGCTGCTGGAGATCGCGGCGGAGATCCATGCCGACTGGCCGGTACGGCTGTTCGCGTCCTGA
- the ureG gene encoding urease accessory protein UreG, whose amino-acid sequence MHLDHGVTYPHRHTHSAEPLRADGTRRALRIGLGGPVGSGKTATVAALCRELRAELSMAVVTNDIYTREDAEFLLREAVLPPERITAVETGACPHTAIRDDISANLEAVEELEEAFREHAPLDLILVESGGDNLTATFSRGLVDAQIFVIDVAGGDDIPRKGGPGVTTADLLVVNKTDLAPHVGSDLGRMARDAAEQRGELPVAFQSLRGPEGVIPVASWVRERFAAWAVR is encoded by the coding sequence ATGCACCTCGACCACGGCGTGACCTACCCCCACCGCCACACCCACAGCGCCGAACCCCTGCGGGCCGACGGCACCCGCCGCGCCCTGCGCATCGGACTCGGCGGACCCGTCGGCTCCGGCAAGACCGCGACCGTCGCCGCCCTCTGCCGGGAGCTGCGCGCCGAACTGTCCATGGCCGTCGTCACCAACGACATCTACACCCGCGAGGACGCCGAGTTCCTGCTCCGCGAGGCCGTGCTGCCGCCCGAGCGGATCACCGCCGTCGAGACGGGGGCCTGCCCGCACACCGCCATCCGCGACGACATCTCCGCCAACCTGGAGGCCGTCGAGGAGCTGGAGGAGGCCTTCCGGGAGCACGCGCCGCTCGACCTGATCCTCGTCGAATCCGGTGGGGACAACCTCACCGCCACCTTCTCCCGGGGCCTCGTCGACGCCCAGATCTTCGTCATCGACGTGGCCGGCGGCGACGACATCCCGCGCAAGGGCGGCCCCGGCGTCACCACCGCCGACCTGCTCGTCGTCAACAAGACCGACCTCGCCCCGCACGTCGGCTCCGACCTGGGCCGGATGGCCCGCGACGCCGCCGAGCAGCGCGGTGAACTGCCCGTCGCCTTCCAGTCGCTGCGCGGCCCGGAAGGCGTGATCCCGGTGGCCTCGTGGGTGCGCGAGCGGTTCGCCGCCTGGGCCGTACGGTGA
- a CDS encoding urease accessory protein UreD, which yields MTSAPPVIPVPAGLRATARIRATADGRGGTALPLLAGEGPLALRRTRGEGAEAGVMLVGAMSAPLGGDHLTVEAEVGPGARLALASAAATLALPGRGGEPARYDVRLTLGQDAALRWLPEPLVSVRGSDLRVRTRAELAPGARLLLREEQVLGRAGEPGGLLRSRLTVTRAGRPLLDQELACGPGAPGGWDGPAGLAGHRSLGQLLVVDPVFEQAPPAAGVLGEFAAVTPLAGPAVLVTALAPDALRLRELLESARRTYGW from the coding sequence GTGACCAGCGCGCCCCCCGTCATCCCCGTCCCGGCGGGCCTGCGGGCCACCGCCCGGATCCGCGCCACCGCCGACGGCCGCGGCGGCACCGCCCTGCCGCTGCTGGCCGGCGAGGGCCCGCTGGCGCTGCGCCGCACCCGGGGGGAGGGCGCCGAGGCCGGGGTGATGCTGGTCGGCGCGATGAGTGCCCCGCTCGGCGGGGACCACCTCACCGTCGAGGCGGAGGTCGGCCCGGGGGCCCGGCTGGCACTCGCGTCGGCGGCGGCCACCCTGGCGCTGCCCGGCCGGGGCGGTGAGCCCGCGCGGTACGACGTACGTCTGACGCTCGGGCAGGACGCGGCCCTGCGGTGGCTGCCGGAGCCGCTGGTCTCCGTCCGCGGCAGCGACCTGCGGGTCCGCACCCGGGCCGAGCTCGCCCCCGGGGCCCGGCTGCTGCTGCGCGAGGAGCAGGTGCTCGGCCGCGCCGGCGAGCCGGGGGGTCTGCTGCGCAGCCGGCTCACCGTCACCCGCGCGGGTCGCCCGCTGCTGGACCAGGAGCTGGCCTGCGGACCCGGCGCCCCCGGCGGCTGGGACGGCCCGGCGGGTCTCGCGGGGCACCGCTCGCTCGGCCAGCTCCTGGTGGTCGACCCGGTGTTCGAGCAGGCCCCGCCCGCCGCCGGGGTGCTGGGGGAGTTCGCCGCGGTCACCCCGCTGGCCGGTCCCGCCGTCCTGGTGACGGCGCTGGCCCCGGACGCCCTCCGGTTGCGGGAGCTGCTGGAGTCGGCCCGCCGGACGTACGGCTGGTGA
- a CDS encoding alpha/beta hydrolase, with translation MLAPSASAAPAGRDNGAAEAIGVQIAAARAARTGIDWKDCPADWGFEKPIQCGWVKVPLDYRKPFGKTIDLAVDRALSTGTKEERQGSLVYNPGGPGGSGMRFPRRITTKSPLWVNTAKAYDFVGFDPRGVGHSAPISCIDPQEFVKAPKADPVPSNEADKRAQRKLAAEYADGCKERSGEMLPHMTTPNTARDLDVIRAALGDKKLNFIGVSYGTYIGGVYATLFPTHVRRMIVDSVVNPAQDNIWYEANLGQDVAFQTRWNDWQDWVAKNDAVFHIGDTRAKVEAKYQELRAKAKANPIGGVVGPAELIGFFQGAPYYDSSWVPVAQTWSKYIAGDEQALVDAIAPDMSDTAGNAASENSNAVYTAVECADAKWPTSWAKWDRDNTKLHEKYPFLTWSNAWMNLPCATWKSKQSTPIEVGAKRGIAPVLIVQSERDAATPYEGAVELHRRLAGSRLITELNAGSHGVTSLVNPCINTRVDAYLLTGKVDAKDVKCQPHATPVAPAPAAAKSLARAQGAELAPREELPAVR, from the coding sequence ATGCTGGCCCCGTCCGCCTCGGCGGCCCCGGCCGGCCGCGACAACGGAGCGGCGGAGGCGATCGGCGTTCAGATCGCGGCCGCCCGGGCCGCCCGCACCGGGATCGACTGGAAGGACTGTCCTGCCGACTGGGGCTTCGAGAAGCCGATCCAGTGCGGCTGGGTGAAGGTCCCGCTGGACTACCGCAAGCCGTTCGGCAAGACGATCGACCTCGCGGTCGACCGCGCGCTCAGCACCGGCACCAAGGAGGAGCGCCAGGGCTCCCTCGTCTACAACCCGGGCGGCCCCGGCGGCTCCGGCATGCGCTTCCCGCGCCGGATCACCACCAAGAGCCCGCTGTGGGTCAACACCGCCAAGGCGTACGACTTCGTGGGCTTCGACCCGCGCGGTGTCGGCCACTCGGCGCCGATCTCCTGCATCGACCCGCAGGAGTTCGTCAAGGCCCCCAAGGCCGACCCGGTCCCCTCCAACGAGGCCGACAAGCGCGCCCAGCGCAAGCTCGCCGCCGAGTACGCGGACGGCTGCAAGGAGCGCAGCGGCGAGATGCTGCCGCACATGACCACGCCGAACACCGCGCGCGACCTGGACGTCATCCGCGCCGCGCTCGGTGACAAGAAGCTGAACTTCATCGGCGTCTCGTACGGCACCTACATCGGCGGGGTCTACGCGACCCTGTTCCCGACCCACGTGCGCCGCATGATCGTCGACAGCGTGGTCAACCCGGCGCAGGACAACATCTGGTACGAGGCCAACCTCGGCCAGGACGTCGCCTTCCAGACGCGCTGGAACGACTGGCAGGACTGGGTCGCCAAGAACGACGCGGTCTTCCACATCGGCGACACCCGCGCCAAGGTCGAGGCCAAGTACCAGGAGCTGCGCGCCAAGGCCAAGGCCAACCCGATCGGCGGGGTCGTCGGTCCGGCCGAGCTGATCGGCTTCTTCCAGGGCGCCCCGTACTACGACTCCTCCTGGGTGCCCGTCGCCCAGACCTGGAGCAAGTACATCGCCGGTGACGAGCAGGCCCTGGTCGACGCCATCGCCCCGGACATGAGCGACACCGCGGGCAACGCGGCCTCGGAGAACAGCAACGCCGTCTACACCGCGGTCGAGTGCGCCGACGCCAAGTGGCCGACCAGCTGGGCCAAGTGGGACCGGGACAACACCAAGCTGCACGAGAAGTACCCGTTCCTGACCTGGTCCAACGCGTGGATGAACCTGCCCTGCGCGACCTGGAAGTCCAAGCAGAGCACCCCGATCGAGGTCGGTGCCAAGCGCGGTATCGCCCCGGTGCTGATCGTCCAGTCCGAGCGGGACGCGGCCACGCCGTACGAGGGAGCGGTCGAGCTGCACCGCCGCCTCGCCGGCTCGCGCCTGATCACCGAGCTGAACGCCGGCTCGCACGGTGTGACCAGCCTGGTGAACCCCTGCATCAACACCCGGGTGGACGCCTACCTGCTGACCGGCAAGGTCGACGCCAAGGACGTGAAGTGCCAGCCGCACGCCACCCCGGTGGCGCCGGCCCCGGCCGCCGCGAAGTCGCTCGCCCGCGCTCAGGGCGCCGAGCTCGCGCCGCGTGAGGAGCTCCCGGCCGTCCGCTAG
- a CDS encoding 1-acyl-sn-glycerol-3-phosphate acyltransferase, which produces MFYHLLKHVLLGPLLRLLFRPRIEGLENIPAEGAAIVAGNHLSFSDHFLMPAILRRRITFLAKAEYFTGPGVKGRLTAAFFRSAGQIPVDRSGKDAGQAALREGLGVLAKDELLGIYPEGTRSHDGRLYKGKVGVAAMALGAGVPVIPCAMLGTFEIQPPGQRIPKIRRVTIRFGEPLDFSRYAGLEGERAILRAVTDEIMYAILGLSGQEYVDRYAAEVKAEEEEARKKARRRTR; this is translated from the coding sequence GTGTTCTACCACTTGCTCAAGCACGTGTTGCTCGGTCCGCTGCTGAGGCTGCTGTTCCGGCCGCGGATCGAGGGGCTGGAGAACATCCCGGCGGAGGGTGCCGCGATCGTCGCGGGCAATCACCTGTCGTTCTCCGACCACTTCCTGATGCCCGCGATCCTGAGGCGCCGCATCACCTTCCTCGCGAAGGCCGAGTACTTCACCGGCCCCGGGGTGAAGGGGCGGCTCACCGCGGCGTTCTTCCGCAGCGCCGGGCAGATCCCGGTGGACCGCTCCGGGAAGGACGCCGGGCAGGCCGCGCTGCGGGAGGGGCTGGGCGTGCTGGCCAAGGACGAGCTGCTGGGCATCTACCCCGAGGGCACCCGCTCGCACGACGGGCGGCTCTACAAGGGCAAGGTCGGCGTGGCCGCGATGGCGCTGGGCGCCGGGGTGCCGGTGATCCCCTGCGCGATGCTCGGCACCTTCGAGATCCAGCCGCCCGGGCAGAGGATCCCGAAGATCCGGCGGGTGACGATCCGCTTCGGCGAGCCGCTGGACTTCTCGCGGTACGCCGGGTTGGAGGGCGAGCGGGCCATCCTGCGGGCCGTCACCGACGAGATCATGTACGCGATCCTCGGTCTGTCGGGCCAGGAGTACGTCGACCGGTACGCCGCCGAGGTCAAGGCCGAGGAAGAGGAAGCACGGAAGAAGGCCCGGCGCCGAACGCGCTGA
- a CDS encoding cytochrome c oxidase assembly protein has product MDHSGHGMDMDMDLPPFTLGRGLEFSFDAFFLFGSLLGLALYVWGVLRLRRRGDAWPLGRTAAFTTGVLTVILVMCTKLNDYGMVMFSVHMVQHMVISMITPILLLLGAPMTLALRALPPAARGHKGPRELLLMLLHSRYMKVITHPAFTIPMFIASLYALYFTPLFDFLMESRTGHIAMMLHFLAVGVIFFWPIMGVDPGPHRPGYVMRMLELFAGMPFHAFFGIALMMASEPMIKTYANPPASLTIDPLLDQQWGGGIAWAFSEIPSVLVLIALVYQWYHSEQRTAKRSDRAADRDGDQELEAYNAYLASLQARGQ; this is encoded by the coding sequence ATGGATCACAGCGGGCACGGCATGGACATGGACATGGACTTGCCGCCGTTCACTCTCGGGAGGGGTCTGGAGTTCTCCTTCGACGCCTTCTTCCTGTTCGGCTCACTGCTGGGGCTCGCCCTGTACGTCTGGGGCGTGCTGCGGCTGCGCCGGCGCGGGGACGCCTGGCCGCTGGGCCGGACCGCCGCCTTCACCACCGGCGTGCTGACCGTGATCCTGGTGATGTGCACCAAGCTGAACGACTACGGCATGGTCATGTTCAGCGTGCACATGGTCCAGCACATGGTGATCAGCATGATCACCCCGATCCTGCTGCTGCTCGGTGCCCCGATGACTCTGGCGCTGCGCGCGCTGCCGCCGGCCGCCCGCGGCCACAAGGGGCCGCGCGAGCTGCTCCTGATGCTGCTGCACAGCCGGTACATGAAGGTGATCACGCACCCGGCCTTCACGATCCCGATGTTCATCGCGAGCCTCTACGCGCTGTACTTCACCCCGCTCTTCGACTTCCTCATGGAGAGCCGGACCGGGCACATCGCGATGATGCTGCACTTCCTCGCCGTCGGTGTGATCTTCTTCTGGCCGATCATGGGAGTGGACCCGGGCCCGCACCGCCCCGGCTACGTGATGCGGATGCTGGAGCTGTTCGCGGGCATGCCGTTCCACGCGTTCTTCGGCATCGCGCTGATGATGGCCAGCGAGCCGATGATCAAGACGTACGCGAACCCGCCGGCCTCCCTCACCATCGATCCGCTGCTCGACCAGCAGTGGGGCGGCGGAATCGCCTGGGCCTTCAGCGAGATCCCCTCGGTGCTGGTGCTGATCGCGCTGGTCTACCAGTGGTACCACTCCGAGCAGCGCACGGCGAAGCGCTCCGACCGGGCCGCGGACCGCGACGGTGACCAGGAGCTGGAGGCGTACAACGCGTATCTGGCCTCACTCCAAGCGCGTGGCCAGTAG
- a CDS encoding 6-phosphofructokinase: protein MRIGVLTSGGDCPGLNAVIRSVVHRAVVDHGDEVIGFHDGWRGLLECDYRKLDLDAVAGILARGGTILGSSRVQPAHLRDGVERARGHVADLGLDAIIPIGGEGTLKAANLLAQGGLPIVGVPKTIDNDIASTDVTFGFDTAVGVATEALDRLKTTAESHQRVMVVEVMGRHTGWIALHSGMAAGAHAIVVPERPFDIDELTAIVGERFSAGKRFAIVVVAEGAKPAPGSSMAVEEGGTDMYGHERFAGIGNRLAVELEDRLGKEARPVILGHVQRGGTPTAYDRVLATRFGWHAVEAAHRGEFGMLTALRGTDIVMVPLAEAVQTLKTVPAERYAEAETVL, encoded by the coding sequence ATGCGCATTGGTGTGCTCACTTCCGGCGGCGACTGCCCCGGCCTCAATGCCGTCATCCGTTCCGTCGTCCACCGCGCCGTCGTCGACCACGGTGACGAGGTCATCGGCTTCCACGACGGCTGGCGCGGCCTCCTGGAGTGCGACTACCGCAAGCTCGACCTGGACGCCGTGGCCGGCATCCTGGCCCGCGGCGGCACGATCCTCGGCTCCTCCCGGGTCCAGCCCGCGCACCTGCGCGACGGTGTCGAGCGGGCCCGCGGGCACGTCGCCGACCTCGGCCTGGACGCGATCATCCCGATCGGCGGCGAGGGCACCCTGAAGGCGGCGAACCTGCTCGCGCAGGGCGGCCTGCCGATCGTCGGCGTCCCCAAGACCATCGACAACGACATCGCCTCCACGGACGTCACCTTCGGCTTCGACACCGCCGTCGGGGTCGCCACCGAGGCCCTGGACCGGCTGAAGACCACCGCCGAGTCCCACCAGCGCGTGATGGTCGTCGAGGTCATGGGCCGCCACACCGGCTGGATCGCCCTGCACTCGGGCATGGCCGCCGGCGCGCACGCGATCGTCGTCCCGGAGCGCCCCTTCGACATCGACGAGCTGACGGCGATCGTCGGCGAGCGCTTCTCCGCCGGCAAGCGGTTCGCGATCGTCGTGGTCGCCGAGGGCGCCAAGCCCGCCCCGGGCAGCTCGATGGCGGTCGAGGAGGGCGGTACGGACATGTACGGCCACGAGCGGTTCGCCGGCATCGGCAACCGGCTCGCCGTCGAGCTGGAGGACCGGCTCGGCAAGGAGGCCCGCCCGGTGATCCTGGGCCACGTCCAGCGCGGCGGCACGCCCACCGCGTACGACCGGGTGCTCGCCACCCGCTTCGGCTGGCACGCGGTGGAGGCGGCGCACCGGGGCGAGTTCGGGATGCTGACGGCGCTGCGCGGCACCGACATCGTGATGGTGCCGCTCGCCGAGGCCGTGCAGACCCTGAAGACGGTCCCGGCGGAGCGCTACGCCGAGGCCGAGACGGTTCTGTGA
- a CDS encoding type 1 glutamine amidotransferase, producing MSDNSLRLVWVYPDLLSTYGDQGNALVVERRARQRGLDVHRVDVRSDQPIPTSGDIYLIGGGEDRPQRLAAERLLRDGGLERAVSNGAIVFSVCAGYQILGKAFVNDVGQRQEGLGLLDVETVRGEGERCVGDVLADIDPRLGLPQLTGFENHQGVTHLGPTARPFARTQLGRGNGTGDGTEGAYNDTVFGTYMHGPVMARNPLIADLLLKLALDVNALPPIDDRWYDALRAERIAAATQPA from the coding sequence ATGAGCGACAACAGCCTGCGTCTGGTGTGGGTCTACCCGGACCTGCTGAGCACGTACGGAGACCAGGGCAACGCCCTGGTCGTGGAGCGCCGGGCGCGCCAGCGCGGCCTGGACGTCCACCGCGTGGACGTGCGCAGCGACCAGCCGATCCCCACCTCGGGCGACATCTACCTGATCGGCGGCGGCGAGGACCGGCCCCAGCGGCTGGCCGCGGAGCGCCTGCTGCGCGACGGCGGTCTGGAGCGGGCCGTCTCGAACGGCGCGATCGTCTTCTCCGTGTGCGCCGGGTACCAGATCCTCGGCAAGGCCTTCGTCAACGACGTCGGCCAGCGCCAGGAGGGCCTCGGCCTGCTGGACGTCGAGACCGTGCGCGGTGAGGGCGAGCGCTGCGTCGGCGACGTGCTCGCCGACATCGACCCGCGCCTGGGCCTGCCCCAGCTGACGGGCTTCGAGAACCACCAGGGCGTCACCCACCTCGGTCCGACGGCGCGGCCCTTCGCCCGTACCCAGCTGGGCCGCGGCAACGGCACCGGCGACGGCACCGAGGGCGCGTACAACGACACGGTGTTCGGCACGTACATGCACGGCCCGGTCATGGCCCGCAACCCGCTGATCGCGGACCTGCTGCTGAAGCTGGCCCTCGACGTGAACGCGCTGCCGCCGATCGACGACCGCTGGTACGACGCGCTGCGCGCCGAGCGCATCGCGGCGGCCACGCAGCCCGCGTAA
- a CDS encoding MurT ligase domain-containing protein, with translation MAGNTEPLSPRAKLAVTAGKAAAAVSRAAGRGSGSVIGGKVALRLDPDLLGALAQHLDVVLVSATNGKTTTTRLIAEALRASGPVVSNALGANMPAGITSALAGGSDAKYGVIEVDEKYLAGVARDVTPKVIALLNLSRDQLDRAAETRMLAEKWREGLQGSKAVIVANCDDPLIVWSASSSQNVVWVAAGQEWKDDAWSCPSCGGVMQRPGDDWFCGECGFRRPAPSWVLSGDHVLDPHGSAWPIHLQLPGRANKANAATSAAVAAVFGVPPQVALERMYQVQAVAGRYDVVNFQGRELRLLLAKNPAGWLETFSLIDPPPTPVILSVNARGADGTDTSWLWDVDYPRLAGHPIFVIGDRKLDLAVRLEVAGLDFRVCETLDEAVQLAPPGQIELIANYTAFQDVRRRVGN, from the coding sequence ATGGCAGGCAACACAGAGCCGCTTTCGCCGCGGGCCAAGCTGGCCGTGACGGCGGGCAAGGCCGCGGCGGCGGTGTCGCGGGCCGCGGGACGCGGAAGCGGATCGGTGATCGGTGGCAAGGTCGCACTCAGGCTCGACCCCGATCTGCTCGGAGCGCTGGCGCAGCATCTCGATGTCGTCCTCGTCTCCGCGACGAACGGCAAGACCACGACGACGCGACTGATCGCGGAGGCCCTGCGGGCCAGCGGTCCGGTCGTGTCCAACGCGCTCGGCGCGAACATGCCGGCGGGCATCACCTCGGCGCTGGCGGGCGGCTCGGACGCCAAGTACGGCGTCATCGAGGTCGACGAGAAGTACCTGGCGGGCGTGGCCCGGGACGTCACCCCCAAGGTGATCGCCCTGCTGAACCTCTCCCGCGACCAGCTGGACCGCGCCGCCGAGACCCGCATGCTGGCGGAGAAGTGGCGCGAGGGCCTCCAGGGCTCCAAGGCGGTCATCGTCGCGAACTGCGACGACCCGCTGATCGTGTGGTCGGCCTCCTCGTCGCAGAACGTGGTGTGGGTCGCGGCCGGTCAGGAGTGGAAGGACGACGCCTGGTCGTGCCCCTCCTGCGGTGGCGTCATGCAGCGCCCGGGCGACGACTGGTTCTGCGGCGAGTGCGGTTTCCGCCGCCCCGCCCCCAGCTGGGTGCTGTCCGGCGACCACGTCCTGGACCCGCACGGCTCGGCCTGGCCGATCCACCTCCAGCTGCCCGGCCGCGCCAACAAGGCGAACGCCGCGACCTCGGCCGCCGTGGCCGCCGTGTTCGGGGTGCCGCCGCAGGTCGCGCTGGAGCGGATGTACCAGGTGCAGGCCGTCGCCGGCCGCTACGACGTGGTGAACTTCCAGGGCCGTGAGCTGCGGCTGCTGCTCGCGAAGAACCCGGCGGGCTGGCTCGAAACGTTTTCGCTGATCGACCCGCCGCCCACCCCGGTGATCCTGTCGGTGAACGCGCGCGGCGCCGACGGCACGGACACCTCCTGGCTGTGGGACGTGGACTACCCGCGGCTGGCCGGCCACCCGATCTTCGTGATCGGCGACCGCAAGCTGGACCTGGCCGTCCGCCTGGAGGTCGCGGGCCTGGACTTCCGGGTGTGCGAGACCCTCGACGAGGCCGTGCAGCTGGCGCCGCCCGGGCAGATCGAGCTGATCGCCAACTACACCGCATTCCAGGACGTGCGCCGCCGCGTCGGCAACTAG